One genomic window of Bartonella sp. HY038 includes the following:
- a CDS encoding 3'(2'),5'-bisphosphate nucleotidase CysQ, with translation MPESNSLRHQAISDDLRLISDAARQAGHIAMSFFKQNPQIWHKEGNSPVTEADFAVDRYLKEALLKARPQYGWISEETTDERPAQQYQRFFVVDPIDGTRGFIEGQNNWCISIAIIENGRPICGVLHCPVTGEHFIAPINGKAYNNDMVLAIANDEYLRRPVISCAGSWMKKITPELHQDYIFKANVSSLAYRLALFASGKVDMVLVRPNAHDWDIAAADIIVECAGGALLNRQQKPLIYGKEPFCHGILIAASAKNFKIALDIVHKALKD, from the coding sequence TTGCCGGAAAGTAATAGCTTAAGACATCAAGCAATAAGCGATGATTTAAGGCTGATAAGCGATGCGGCGCGTCAAGCTGGTCACATCGCTATGAGCTTTTTTAAACAAAATCCCCAAATTTGGCATAAGGAGGGTAACTCTCCAGTAACAGAAGCTGATTTTGCGGTTGATCGCTATTTGAAAGAGGCTTTGCTAAAAGCGCGTCCGCAATATGGTTGGATATCTGAAGAAACAACCGATGAACGCCCCGCCCAGCAATATCAACGTTTCTTTGTGGTTGATCCCATTGATGGCACGCGTGGTTTTATCGAAGGCCAAAATAACTGGTGCATTTCTATTGCGATTATTGAAAATGGGCGCCCAATTTGCGGCGTCCTGCATTGCCCGGTAACTGGCGAGCATTTTATCGCACCCATTAATGGCAAAGCGTATAATAATGATATGGTTTTAGCCATTGCCAATGATGAGTATTTGCGCCGCCCTGTTATTTCATGCGCTGGTTCATGGATGAAAAAGATTACACCAGAACTGCACCAAGATTATATTTTTAAAGCCAATGTGTCGTCACTTGCCTATAGATTAGCCCTTTTTGCTAGTGGCAAGGTTGATATGGTTTTGGTGCGCCCCAATGCCCATGATTGGGATATTGCTGCTGCCGATATCATTGTTGAATGTGCAGGCGGTGCTTTGCTTAACAGGCAGCAAAAGCCACTCATCTATGGAAAAGAGCCATTTTGTCACGGTATTTTGATTGCCGCATCAGCAAAAAATTTTAAAATAGCTTTAGATATTGTACATAAAGCGTTAAAAGATTAA
- a CDS encoding TldD/PmbA family protein — translation MSGDAQGLIDKASALVEAAKKAGADAADAVVIRSRSRQVSVRLGKVESTDSSESDDFSLRVFLGKKVATISANSQSDPQALAIRAVAMAKVSPENPFEGLADPKLLQHKPRDLDLFDATDLDSAALTHEALAMEEAALAVKGVSNSGGAGAACGAGGMVLVTSDGFCGHYMSSRFSRSCSVVAGTGTAMERDYDYSTALHFADLDHSHHIGQRAGERTVARLGAQRAKTGTVDVIFDPRMARGIAAHIASAVNGASVARKTSLLREKMGQAIMPQGITITDNPLKVRGSSSRPFDGEGVEGQMLEIVKDGVLQNWLLSTSAAMELGLTTNGHGVRSSNSVAPASTNFTIESGNISREDMIKSLKSGFYVTELVGHGVDLVTGQYSRGASGFWIENGEITYPVSEVTLGSNLLHMFAHMQAADDLDRRYGIASPSLLIEGMTLAGK, via the coding sequence ATGAGTGGTGATGCACAAGGTTTAATCGATAAGGCATCCGCCTTGGTTGAGGCAGCAAAAAAGGCTGGTGCCGATGCGGCTGATGCTGTGGTTATCCGCTCACGCTCACGGCAAGTTAGTGTGCGGCTTGGCAAAGTTGAATCGACCGATAGTTCAGAGAGTGATGATTTCTCATTACGCGTTTTTTTAGGCAAAAAAGTTGCAACTATTTCGGCTAATTCTCAATCCGATCCTCAAGCTTTGGCAATTCGCGCCGTTGCTATGGCAAAAGTATCTCCTGAAAACCCTTTTGAAGGTTTGGCTGATCCTAAACTTTTACAGCATAAGCCACGTGATCTTGATTTATTTGATGCAACAGATTTAGATAGTGCAGCTTTAACCCATGAAGCGCTTGCAATGGAAGAAGCGGCATTAGCTGTAAAGGGCGTCAGCAATTCTGGCGGTGCAGGGGCAGCATGTGGCGCAGGCGGCATGGTATTGGTGACAAGTGATGGTTTTTGCGGCCATTATATGAGTTCGCGATTTTCGCGCTCTTGCAGCGTTGTTGCCGGCACTGGCACAGCAATGGAACGCGATTATGATTATAGTACAGCACTGCACTTTGCAGACCTTGATCATAGCCATCATATCGGACAAAGAGCAGGTGAGCGTACCGTTGCCCGCCTTGGCGCGCAACGGGCAAAGACTGGCACAGTCGATGTGATTTTTGATCCACGCATGGCGCGCGGTATTGCCGCCCATATTGCTAGTGCAGTTAATGGTGCATCAGTTGCTAGAAAAACCAGCCTATTGCGTGAGAAAATGGGGCAAGCCATCATGCCGCAAGGCATCACTATCACTGATAATCCACTCAAAGTGCGGGGCAGCTCGTCCCGCCCGTTTGATGGGGAAGGCGTTGAAGGACAAATGCTGGAAATCGTTAAAGATGGTGTTTTGCAAAATTGGCTCTTATCCACCTCTGCCGCAATGGAGCTTGGCTTAACAACCAATGGCCATGGCGTACGCTCATCCAATAGCGTCGCGCCGGCATCCACTAACTTTACCATTGAAAGCGGTAATATCAGCCGCGAAGATATGATAAAGTCACTTAAAAGCGGTTTTTACGTCACCGAATTGGTTGGTCATGGTGTCGATCTGGTAACAGGCCAATATAGCCGCGGTGCATCGGGCTTTTGGATTGAAAATGGTGAGATTACCTATCCAGTAAGTGAAGTAACTTTGGGCTCCAACCTTTTACATATGTTTGCTCATATGCAAGCGGCAGACGATCTTGACCGCCGTTATGGCATTGCATCTCCAAGCCTATTGATTGAAGGAATGACTCTTGCCGGAAAGTAA
- a CDS encoding heavy metal translocating P-type ATPase, with protein MSNNEFTQKGQSVDDQKHDHNHHHDHNHHHDQEIALIEGDENIPQQGDIVWAIKGMDCAACTVKITNAMKNMQGVDNVRVSLMRETLSLQIDESKTTPQQIEKTIASLGYSAKPLNDQKQPNITDDVVWWQTAKARMVFSAISLVILAYIISFIKPQWAAPAFMAASLIALYPVASRAFAAIRTGSFFTIEMLITIAAIGAIFINAAEEAAIVIVLFLIGELLEGVAAGRARAGIKALHELAPKTAFIETKEGLIETSVDALKINDIIIARTGDRIAADGVVLDGISSVNEAPITGESMPKTKEQGDSVFAGSINLGDALRIKVLKNASDNTIARIIELVENAQEAKAPTERFIDNFARYYMPIIVGIALLTALIPPLLFDGDWQIWIYKALALLLIGCPCALVISVPASIASALASGTKRGLLIKGGQVLETLAKTSIIAFDKTGTLTNGMPIISKVFAINNNALDGNVGNIVSIASAMESISSHPLAQAIVTYAAEHDIKPCDLSNVSTLQGKGLTADYKGKTLFLGAPRFAKDYATLTPLVEAEITKLEENGNTTIVLVEQSAVIGIIAMRDEPRKDAKSAMTALKQLKIKPLMLTGDNSRTANAISQELGMEAYSELLPETKSKIIADLKTKGLTAMVGDGINDAPALALADTGIAMGSGTDVALETADAAILRNRVSDVVTLIKMAKATMRNIHQNVAIALGLKIVFLLATLFWFTDLWLAIFADTGATLLVTLNALRLLAWKKD; from the coding sequence ATGTCAAACAATGAATTTACGCAAAAAGGGCAAAGTGTAGACGATCAAAAGCATGACCATAATCATCACCACGATCATAATCATCACCATGACCAAGAGATCGCGCTTATTGAAGGTGACGAAAATATACCTCAACAAGGTGATATAGTTTGGGCGATTAAAGGTATGGATTGCGCTGCCTGCACAGTAAAAATCACCAATGCAATGAAAAATATGCAAGGCGTTGATAATGTCCGTGTATCATTAATGCGCGAAACCTTATCTTTGCAAATAGATGAAAGCAAAACCACCCCACAACAAATCGAAAAGACAATTGCTAGCCTTGGTTATAGTGCAAAGCCGCTAAATGACCAAAAGCAACCAAATATAACAGATGACGTTGTTTGGTGGCAAACAGCTAAAGCACGCATGGTGTTTTCAGCAATTAGCCTTGTTATTCTTGCCTATATTATTAGTTTTATTAAACCGCAATGGGCTGCGCCAGCTTTCATGGCTGCAAGCCTAATTGCCCTTTATCCAGTTGCTAGCCGCGCCTTTGCCGCCATACGCACAGGTAGTTTTTTCACCATTGAGATGTTGATTACCATCGCCGCTATTGGCGCAATTTTTATCAATGCTGCGGAGGAAGCCGCCATTGTCATTGTACTTTTTTTGATTGGCGAATTATTAGAAGGGGTTGCGGCAGGGCGTGCCCGCGCGGGCATCAAAGCATTGCATGAACTTGCTCCTAAAACTGCGTTTATTGAAACAAAAGAAGGGCTTATCGAAACATCCGTTGATGCTTTGAAAATTAACGATATTATTATTGCCCGCACTGGTGATAGGATTGCTGCCGATGGCGTGGTTCTTGATGGTATATCAAGCGTAAATGAAGCACCGATAACCGGTGAATCAATGCCAAAGACCAAAGAGCAAGGCGATAGTGTTTTTGCCGGCTCGATTAATCTTGGTGACGCCTTAAGAATCAAAGTGCTAAAAAATGCTAGCGATAATACCATTGCCCGCATTATTGAACTGGTTGAAAATGCCCAAGAAGCGAAAGCTCCAACCGAGCGCTTTATTGATAATTTTGCCCGCTATTATATGCCGATTATCGTTGGCATCGCCTTACTCACAGCATTGATACCACCGCTATTGTTTGATGGTGATTGGCAAATATGGATTTATAAAGCGCTTGCTCTCTTATTGATTGGTTGCCCATGCGCTTTGGTTATTTCCGTTCCAGCCTCGATTGCATCGGCTTTAGCAAGCGGTACCAAACGCGGATTATTGATTAAAGGCGGGCAAGTGTTAGAAACGCTTGCCAAAACAAGCATTATTGCCTTTGATAAAACTGGTACGCTCACCAATGGCATGCCAATCATTAGTAAAGTATTTGCAATCAATAATAATGCGCTTGATGGAAACGTGGGCAATATAGTTAGTATAGCAAGCGCCATGGAAAGCATATCAAGCCACCCGCTTGCACAAGCCATTGTCACTTATGCAGCAGAGCATGATATAAAGCCATGTGATTTAAGCAATGTAAGCACATTGCAAGGCAAGGGCTTAACTGCCGATTATAAAGGTAAAACACTGTTTCTTGGCGCACCACGCTTTGCCAAGGATTATGCCACCCTAACGCCATTGGTTGAAGCTGAAATTACCAAGCTAGAGGAAAATGGCAATACAACAATCGTACTTGTTGAACAAAGTGCAGTCATTGGCATTATTGCAATGCGAGATGAACCAAGAAAAGACGCAAAATCGGCAATGACCGCCTTAAAACAGCTGAAGATAAAGCCACTTATGCTAACCGGTGACAATAGCCGGACAGCAAATGCTATTAGCCAAGAGCTTGGGATGGAAGCCTATAGCGAGTTGCTACCGGAAACGAAATCGAAAATTATTGCCGATTTAAAAACCAAAGGTTTAACTGCAATGGTGGGCGATGGCATTAATGATGCACCAGCGCTTGCCTTGGCTGATACTGGTATTGCCATGGGCTCTGGCACCGATGTTGCACTAGAAACGGCAGACGCTGCTATTTTACGCAACCGTGTTAGCGATGTTGTAACCTTAATAAAAATGGCCAAAGCTACGATGCGTAACATTCACCAAAATGTTGCCATTGCGCTGGGGTTAAAAATTGTATTTTTGCTTGCTACTTTATTCTGGTTTACCGATTTATGGCTAGCCATTTTTGCTGACACCGGTGCAACTTTGCTAGTAACCTTAAATGCGCTGCGGCTCTTAGCTTGGAAAAAAGATTAA
- a CDS encoding helix-turn-helix domain-containing protein — protein MRQNSIGELAKRTGCNIETIRYYEKIGLLDEAERTSGNQRRYDEKHYNRLLFILHARELGFSIEAIRQLIKLSKHPEQPCGEADHIAVTQLQAVRQRIERLKLLEKELVRMTEKCENHTIHDCRVIETLAACGDCFGDHHRK, from the coding sequence ATGCGGCAAAATTCTATTGGCGAACTGGCAAAACGCACTGGCTGCAATATCGAAACCATTCGCTATTATGAAAAAATTGGTCTTTTAGATGAGGCAGAACGCACCAGCGGCAATCAACGCCGCTATGACGAAAAGCATTACAACCGCCTGCTTTTCATCCTTCATGCGCGTGAGCTTGGCTTTTCGATAGAAGCAATAAGGCAGTTGATTAAATTGTCAAAACATCCAGAGCAACCCTGCGGCGAAGCCGATCACATTGCTGTGACCCAATTGCAAGCGGTGCGTCAACGCATTGAACGGTTAAAATTATTGGAAAAAGAACTGGTTCGCATGACTGAAAAATGTGAAAATCACACCATTCATGATTGCCGCGTTATTGAAACCCTTGCCGCTTGTGGTGATTGTTTTGGCGATCATCACCGAAAATAA
- the xth gene encoding exodeoxyribonuclease III, with the protein MTLSITTWNINSVRLRENIVLDFLNQEKPDILCLQETKCPDDAFPSKNFRAAGYEYMAISGQKGYHGVAILSRLPLSDMKTMLFCTIDDRRYVSVVFEVGNKKIRLHNFYVPAGGDEPDPEINPKFAHKLAFLEEMLAIRADENDGISSILVGDLNIAPLENDVWSHKQLLKIVSHTPIEVEGLNKVLHQGAWVDLMREIIPPEDKLYTWWSYRAKDWQAANRGRRLDHIWGSKDLVSHLKAIDIKKEARGWEKPSDHVPVTARFDI; encoded by the coding sequence ATGACCTTATCTATTACCACTTGGAATATTAATTCGGTGCGGTTGCGCGAAAATATCGTGCTTGATTTTTTAAACCAAGAAAAACCCGATATTTTATGCTTGCAGGAAACAAAATGTCCTGATGATGCCTTTCCGTCTAAAAATTTTAGGGCTGCCGGCTATGAATATATGGCAATTAGTGGCCAAAAAGGTTATCATGGTGTCGCAATTCTATCACGCTTACCATTGAGTGATATGAAAACAATGCTTTTCTGTACTATTGATGATCGCCGTTATGTATCGGTGGTTTTTGAAGTAGGTAATAAGAAAATTCGGCTGCATAATTTTTATGTACCTGCTGGTGGCGACGAACCTGATCCTGAAATTAACCCCAAATTTGCTCATAAGCTTGCTTTTTTAGAAGAAATGTTGGCGATCCGCGCTGATGAAAATGATGGTATATCTTCCATTTTAGTGGGTGATTTGAATATTGCTCCCCTTGAAAACGATGTTTGGTCGCATAAGCAATTGTTAAAAATTGTTAGCCATACGCCGATCGAGGTTGAAGGGCTGAATAAAGTGCTTCATCAAGGTGCTTGGGTCGATTTAATGCGTGAAATCATTCCGCCTGAAGATAAGCTTTACACTTGGTGGAGCTATCGCGCTAAAGATTGGCAAGCTGCTAATCGAGGCCGCCGTCTTGACCACATTTGGGGTTCAAAAGATCTGGTTAGCCATTTAAAGGCTATAGATATTAAAAAAGAAGCACGCGGCTGGGAAAAACCATCTGACCATGTTCCGGTAACCGCGCGTTTTGACATTTAG
- a CDS encoding DUF6101 family protein, whose product MAGRWADCWNEQSEHMHELRLDPCHLPQKIAFHGQNTVFCGTLTENTIIVQQDNSAANSALPQDSNVIKIIPLSSYYGVSAHRLKGGKNDNLLALMLVHKDPSLSIPLLISDNYDDVLLDWRLWADLYNLPMMVIDEFDELRPVRECAPLDYFLREYAPLQSLLTDKTTIGKKRFQLRLPNRRLKLRLKLSNRLILV is encoded by the coding sequence ATGGCAGGACGTTGGGCAGATTGCTGGAATGAACAAAGTGAGCATATGCATGAATTGCGATTGGATCCTTGCCATTTGCCACAAAAAATTGCCTTTCACGGTCAAAATACCGTATTTTGTGGCACATTGACCGAAAATACTATTATTGTGCAGCAAGATAACAGTGCAGCTAATAGCGCTTTACCACAAGATAGCAATGTCATTAAAATTATTCCGCTATCCTCCTATTACGGTGTGAGCGCCCATCGTTTAAAGGGCGGTAAAAATGATAATTTATTAGCATTGATGCTGGTGCATAAAGACCCTAGCCTTTCTATTCCTTTGTTGATTTCTGATAATTATGATGATGTGCTATTGGATTGGCGGCTATGGGCTGATCTTTATAATTTACCAATGATGGTGATTGACGAATTTGATGAATTACGCCCAGTTCGTGAATGTGCGCCGCTTGATTATTTTTTGCGTGAATATGCACCTTTGCAATCTTTGTTAACAGACAAAACAACAATTGGCAAAAAGCGCTTTCAATTGCGGTTACCTAATAGGCGGTTGAAATTACGCTTGAAACTTTCTAACCGGCTTATTCTCGTTTAA
- a CDS encoding LysR family transcriptional regulator: MATILPDLEGWAIFAKVAEMGSFAKAASELNLSQATVSKAVSRLETRLNVMLVQRTSRAISLTEAGYAALERAIAILENGHAVEEEISEQATSLRGRIRISLPISFGVKYVAPILADFLMQHQDVEIDADYSDKQIDLIEDKIDLSLRIANMVDSSLIIRSLCSVRILLVGSPSYFANHGKLEHPRDLANHKTFKYAYNFGKKGWSFVHKEHGEFTQITKAQMQANNAEALTPALLAGLGVALQPEFLVWDELQNGSLQTALDDWHIKPLMLHIVTPPGRKRPHRVQALIDHIAQTLTKQPWVHAKA; encoded by the coding sequence ATGGCAACAATATTACCCGATTTAGAAGGATGGGCAATATTTGCCAAAGTTGCGGAAATGGGATCTTTTGCTAAGGCAGCCTCCGAGCTTAACCTTTCGCAAGCAACGGTTTCCAAGGCAGTTTCCCGTTTAGAAACGCGGTTAAATGTCATGTTGGTGCAACGCACATCACGGGCAATTTCTTTAACCGAGGCTGGATATGCCGCATTAGAGCGTGCCATCGCTATTCTTGAAAATGGTCATGCAGTTGAAGAAGAAATAAGCGAGCAAGCAACAAGTTTACGTGGCCGCATACGTATTTCGTTGCCAATTTCCTTTGGGGTTAAATATGTAGCACCCATCCTTGCCGATTTTTTGATGCAACACCAAGATGTTGAAATTGACGCGGATTATTCCGATAAGCAGATTGATCTTATTGAGGATAAAATCGACCTTTCTTTACGGATTGCCAATATGGTTGATTCAAGCCTTATTATTCGCAGTCTTTGTTCCGTGCGCATTCTTCTTGTTGGTTCACCAAGTTATTTTGCCAATCATGGTAAGCTCGAGCATCCGCGTGATCTTGCCAACCATAAGACATTTAAATATGCCTATAATTTTGGTAAAAAAGGTTGGAGTTTTGTTCATAAAGAGCATGGTGAATTTACCCAAATAACCAAGGCGCAAATGCAAGCTAATAATGCTGAAGCTTTAACTCCTGCTTTACTTGCTGGATTGGGTGTTGCACTCCAACCAGAATTTCTAGTTTGGGATGAGTTGCAAAATGGTAGCTTACAAACAGCATTGGATGATTGGCACATCAAGCCATTAATGCTGCATATTGTGACACCGCCAGGGCGTAAAAGACCACATCGGGTGCAAGCCCTTATTGACCATATTGCCCAAACACTAACCAAACAGCCTTGGGTTCATGCAAAAGCATAA
- a CDS encoding pirin family protein, producing the protein MIEHRPFKDLGAANHGWLNAKHHFSFANYHDRNRMHWGKLRVWNDDIIAAGTGFPTHPHNDMEIITYVREGAISHEDSLGNKGRTVAGDVQVMSAGTGIQHSEYNSEHEDTKIFQIWIFPDKKGEKPSWGTKPFPKGERSGQFVVLASGFDSDSDALPIRTNGRVLGATLKKGESVDYHFADNSRFGYLVPAKGKVEINTIAINTGDGAAISNEDTIRVTALEDAELVLVDAGTM; encoded by the coding sequence ATGATTGAACATAGACCTTTTAAAGACCTTGGCGCCGCAAATCATGGTTGGCTTAATGCCAAGCATCATTTTTCATTTGCCAATTATCATGACCGTAATCGCATGCATTGGGGCAAATTAAGGGTATGGAATGATGATATAATTGCGGCTGGAACTGGTTTTCCAACCCATCCCCATAATGATATGGAAATTATCACCTATGTGCGTGAAGGGGCAATTTCTCACGAAGATAGCCTTGGCAATAAAGGTCGCACTGTTGCAGGCGATGTGCAAGTGATGAGTGCTGGAACGGGTATCCAACATTCAGAATATAATAGCGAACATGAAGATACAAAAATATTTCAGATCTGGATTTTCCCCGACAAGAAAGGTGAAAAACCCTCTTGGGGCACGAAGCCTTTTCCAAAGGGCGAGCGTTCAGGACAATTTGTGGTGTTAGCAAGTGGCTTTGATAGTGATAGCGATGCTTTGCCTATTCGTACCAATGGCCGCGTATTGGGAGCAACATTAAAAAAGGGCGAAAGCGTTGACTATCACTTTGCTGATAATAGCCGCTTTGGCTATCTAGTTCCAGCCAAGGGCAAAGTGGAAATTAACACGATTGCAATCAATACCGGTGATGGCGCCGCAATTAGCAATGAAGACACAATTAGGGTCACAGCCTTGGAAGATGCAGAGCTTGTTTTAGTCGATGCCGGTACTATGTAA
- a CDS encoding alpha-hydroxy acid oxidase, which translates to MTVIPHDAVSLYDYERYFCEKMPADILGYINGYGADGITYHNNRHAFDKLSLWPRVLKSLKNANTNCVFGGFSLSSPVIIAPMAHHQLVDINGEIATAQAASLTKTPFCVSTQASCSLESVAASAPNLYFFQLYKRKNINDNLDLVDRAQNAGYKAIVLTVDTPVSGVRNCEMRAGFQLPKHIKSVNLAPYGEEEFIAINAGSPVFQGMLDDAADWEFLQMLCNHAQIPVYVKGILHPQDAQMAIDAGCRGIIVSNHGGRALDSVPATITVLPLIAKQVAGQVPILLDGSIRRGSDIVKALALGANAVLLGRPILYGLGVAGMVGVVHVLTLLQTELEIAMALCGCASLSDISRDIIYCSPNIY; encoded by the coding sequence ATGACAGTCATTCCTCATGACGCAGTTTCTCTTTATGACTATGAGCGTTATTTTTGTGAAAAAATGCCTGCCGATATTCTTGGCTATATTAATGGCTATGGCGCTGATGGCATTACCTATCACAATAATCGTCATGCTTTTGATAAGCTTTCGCTTTGGCCGCGTGTGTTAAAAAGCTTAAAAAATGCCAATACCAATTGTGTATTTGGTGGTTTTTCACTATCATCACCCGTTATTATTGCTCCTATGGCCCATCATCAATTAGTTGATATTAATGGCGAAATTGCAACGGCTCAAGCTGCTTCTTTAACCAAAACGCCATTTTGTGTCAGCACACAAGCAAGTTGCAGCTTAGAAAGCGTGGCGGCAAGTGCGCCTAATTTATATTTTTTTCAGCTTTATAAGCGCAAAAATATCAATGACAATCTCGACCTTGTTGATCGCGCTCAAAATGCTGGTTATAAAGCTATTGTTTTAACCGTTGATACGCCAGTGAGCGGGGTGCGCAATTGCGAAATGCGTGCGGGGTTTCAATTGCCCAAACATATAAAATCGGTAAATCTTGCGCCCTATGGCGAGGAAGAATTCATTGCAATAAACGCAGGAAGTCCAGTTTTTCAAGGCATGCTCGATGATGCAGCCGATTGGGAGTTTTTGCAAATGCTATGCAATCATGCCCAAATACCTGTTTATGTTAAAGGAATTTTACACCCGCAAGACGCACAAATGGCAATTGATGCTGGGTGTCGTGGCATTATTGTTTCCAATCACGGGGGGCGTGCGCTTGATAGTGTACCGGCCACAATTACCGTTTTGCCATTAATTGCCAAGCAAGTAGCAGGACAAGTACCGATTTTGCTTGATGGTTCTATCCGCCGTGGCAGCGATATTGTTAAAGCGCTGGCGCTTGGTGCAAATGCAGTGCTACTTGGTCGGCCAATATTATATGGTCTTGGCGTTGCCGGCATGGTGGGAGTTGTGCATGTGCTAACTCTATTACAAACCGAACTTGAAATAGCCATGGCGCTTTGCGGTTGCGCAAGTCTTAGCGATATTAGCCGTGATATTATTTATTGCTCCCCCAATATATATTGA
- a CDS encoding tetratricopeptide repeat protein: MSPIRQWPAKLLNKMLLPQGVNTSNQASAPLPDAHIFLLRQPLLKISDWEAQLKTNEAALHAMRLAEQGKAKAQVQFARILLLGLGVEKNQTEAFAWFGKAAAQGNIEAINMLGRCFEHGWGIDQNFNQAAHYFSKAATLGDDWAMFNLADLYRRGDGVQKDEQKAFELYSQAALKKNPKSFNMLGLFYEEGAIIPQDINVASNYFRQGAEHGDCWGCFNHARMLLANNQPDEAFSWLETSLNHQNDDYCQTLVKLFGHHSNSQLRAIAQKAAALIANSQIEK; encoded by the coding sequence ATGTCGCCCATTCGCCAATGGCCTGCAAAACTGCTTAATAAAATGCTTTTGCCGCAGGGGGTGAATACGAGCAATCAAGCTAGCGCACCTCTTCCTGATGCTCATATTTTTTTATTACGCCAACCCTTACTAAAAATTAGCGACTGGGAAGCGCAGTTAAAGACCAATGAAGCAGCTCTTCATGCCATGCGTCTTGCTGAACAAGGCAAAGCAAAAGCGCAAGTTCAATTTGCCCGTATTTTACTATTAGGTCTTGGTGTTGAAAAAAATCAAACGGAAGCCTTTGCATGGTTTGGCAAAGCTGCCGCCCAAGGTAATATAGAAGCCATCAATATGTTAGGGCGCTGCTTTGAACATGGTTGGGGCATTGACCAAAATTTTAACCAAGCTGCCCATTATTTTTCAAAAGCGGCCACTCTTGGTGATGATTGGGCGATGTTTAATTTAGCTGATCTTTATCGCCGTGGTGACGGCGTTCAAAAAGATGAACAAAAGGCTTTTGAACTCTATAGCCAAGCAGCGCTAAAGAAAAACCCAAAATCTTTTAATATGCTTGGCCTTTTTTATGAAGAAGGCGCGATCATTCCCCAAGATATCAATGTTGCTAGCAATTACTTTCGCCAGGGGGCAGAACACGGCGATTGTTGGGGCTGTTTTAACCATGCCCGCATGCTTTTAGCCAACAACCAACCTGATGAGGCTTTTTCTTGGCTTGAAACATCGTTAAATCATCAAAATGACGATTATTGTCAAACCTTGGTAAAGCTCTTTGGCCATCATAGCAATTCGCAGTTACGGGCCATTGCGCAAAAGGCTGCCGCGCTAATTGCTAATAGCCAAATTGAAAAATAA
- a CDS encoding Fe2+-dependent dioxygenase yields the protein MIVQIPNILTPEEVKLCREKLEASQWVDGAASAGEQAKKVKFNLQIPQGSNESKELGDIILNALARDPIFNSVAMPKHVFPPLFNRYDVGMRYGEHVDGAFRSVASGARIRQDVSTTIFLTEPEEYEGGELVIIDGHNESHIKLPAGYAIVYPTISLHRVEEVTKGSRWASFFWTQSLIRDVFMRDTLHELDMSIRNLRAILPDDHADILRLVNIYHNLLRQNSDL from the coding sequence ATGATTGTACAAATACCCAATATTTTAACTCCTGAAGAAGTGAAGCTATGCCGCGAAAAATTGGAAGCCTCGCAATGGGTTGACGGTGCAGCAAGCGCAGGCGAGCAAGCTAAAAAGGTTAAGTTCAATCTGCAAATACCACAAGGCTCCAATGAGTCAAAAGAACTAGGCGATATTATTCTAAATGCTCTTGCCCGTGATCCAATTTTTAACTCAGTAGCCATGCCAAAACATGTCTTTCCACCATTGTTCAATCGATATGATGTTGGCATGCGTTATGGCGAACATGTGGATGGCGCATTTCGATCCGTCGCTAGTGGCGCACGCATAAGGCAAGATGTTTCAACAACAATTTTCCTAACCGAGCCTGAAGAATATGAGGGCGGCGAATTGGTGATTATTGATGGCCATAATGAAAGCCATATTAAACTGCCTGCTGGCTATGCAATCGTTTATCCAACCATTAGCTTGCACCGCGTTGAAGAAGTAACCAAGGGATCGCGCTGGGCATCATTTTTCTGGACACAATCCTTAATTCGTGATGTATTCATGCGCGATACATTGCATGAATTAGATATGAGTATTCGCAATTTACGCGCTATTTTGCCTGATGACCATGCCGATATTTTGCGCCTTGTGAATATTTATCACAACCTTTTGCGCCAAAATTCAGATCTTTAA